One window from the genome of Mycolicibacterium gadium encodes:
- a CDS encoding nitroreductase family protein, which translates to MRPYRPAPDVTMETALPSDFPDTATLQRVLELAAWAPSARNSQPWRWEVDGSGLHLAADWGRAGLDSDAGRRDVLLGCGSILNHCAVSLAAAGWQARIRRFPDDGHVASFELIDRAPTDAVVELATAIPRRRSDRRDYAASPLPPSTLELLLIRAARYGVQMSVVPKLHWMRLPEGAIRLRYGGDVEDGPRPGAVDGTLLVLATETDDDTMRLRAGEALSHLLLSATVMGLASCALTEPISDMRERLALACELFDAEAHPQTLIRLGPTPANAVMCPVPSRRSVAETTVWTV; encoded by the coding sequence GTGAGACCATACAGGCCCGCACCGGACGTCACGATGGAGACGGCGTTGCCAAGCGACTTTCCCGACACCGCCACGCTGCAACGAGTACTCGAACTCGCCGCGTGGGCGCCGTCGGCGCGCAACTCGCAGCCCTGGCGTTGGGAGGTCGACGGCTCAGGATTACACCTGGCCGCCGATTGGGGCCGTGCGGGTCTCGACAGCGATGCGGGCCGGCGCGACGTTCTGCTGGGGTGTGGCTCGATTCTGAATCATTGTGCGGTGAGCTTGGCCGCAGCGGGATGGCAGGCGCGCATCCGCCGGTTTCCCGACGACGGGCATGTGGCTTCGTTCGAGCTGATCGACCGCGCCCCTACCGACGCTGTCGTCGAACTCGCGACCGCCATCCCGCGACGCAGGTCGGACCGCCGCGATTACGCGGCGTCCCCCCTACCACCGTCAACACTGGAGCTGCTGCTCATCCGGGCCGCCCGATACGGTGTGCAGATGAGCGTGGTGCCCAAACTGCACTGGATGCGGTTGCCGGAAGGCGCAATTCGCTTGCGATACGGAGGCGACGTCGAGGACGGCCCGCGCCCCGGTGCCGTCGACGGTACGCTGCTGGTCCTTGCCACCGAGACCGACGACGACACCATGCGGTTGCGCGCGGGAGAGGCGCTCAGCCATCTTCTGCTGTCAGCGACAGTGATGGGGCTGGCCTCGTGCGCATTGACCGAACCCATCAGTGACATGCGGGAAAGGTTGGCGCTCGCGTGCGAGCTGTTCGACGCTGAAGCCCATCCCCAGACGCTCATTCGGCTGGGCCCCACACCGGCGAACGCCGTCATGTGTCCCGTTCCTTCGCGACGGTCGGTCGCGGAGACAACGGTGTGGACGGTCTGA
- a CDS encoding coiled-coil domain-containing protein, producing the protein MSPARHPLRRTVGGFAAAVLVLAMSIAGVKADPAADALAKLEELSSQAIQTREAVTNAQHDAEDKLAAQTAAEDRHRANLAALDAANSQLAANQAAADKVAAMTYMSGRTGQMTAVLTAGSPQELIDGLSLQRVITAQAADQMKAYQVARERAAAAAKASETSAAETRVAAERSAAVHADLQAKWKELQRQIIAAEAQYEALTPAQQAAVDVAAALPPPPPAAVPPPADPMLNMMPAPPPAAVVPPPAAIPDNPDALPVGVAYEAGLQPNTILAARAVSQRFPQIAEIGGVRPDSKPWHPSGLAIDIMIPNAETPEGIALGDEIMAFAMANAGRFGLQDVIWRGTYYTPSGPAGSGYGHYDHVHITTTPRR; encoded by the coding sequence ATGAGTCCGGCGCGCCACCCTCTTCGGCGAACAGTGGGCGGATTTGCGGCCGCGGTCCTAGTGCTGGCGATGTCGATCGCGGGAGTGAAGGCAGACCCGGCGGCTGACGCGCTGGCCAAGCTCGAAGAATTGTCCAGCCAGGCCATTCAGACTCGTGAAGCCGTCACCAACGCCCAACATGACGCCGAGGACAAATTGGCGGCCCAGACCGCGGCCGAAGACCGCCATCGCGCCAACCTGGCAGCCCTCGATGCCGCAAATTCTCAGCTCGCCGCCAACCAGGCCGCAGCCGACAAAGTGGCGGCAATGACGTATATGAGCGGACGCACCGGGCAGATGACGGCAGTGCTGACCGCAGGCTCCCCGCAAGAGCTGATCGACGGGCTGTCGCTGCAGCGGGTCATCACCGCACAGGCGGCCGATCAGATGAAGGCTTATCAAGTCGCGCGTGAGCGCGCGGCCGCCGCTGCGAAGGCGTCGGAGACATCGGCCGCTGAGACCCGTGTGGCGGCCGAGCGCTCCGCCGCGGTGCACGCCGACCTGCAGGCGAAGTGGAAAGAACTGCAGCGACAGATCATCGCCGCGGAGGCGCAGTACGAGGCGTTGACGCCCGCTCAGCAGGCGGCGGTCGACGTCGCGGCCGCCCTGCCGCCGCCGCCCCCGGCGGCTGTGCCCCCTCCGGCGGATCCGATGCTCAACATGATGCCCGCCCCGCCTCCGGCCGCGGTTGTCCCTCCGCCTGCGGCCATTCCCGACAACCCCGACGCACTGCCGGTCGGCGTCGCGTACGAGGCCGGGTTGCAGCCCAACACCATCCTCGCGGCCCGCGCCGTCAGCCAACGGTTTCCCCAGATCGCCGAGATCGGCGGTGTCCGGCCTGACTCGAAGCCGTGGCATCCGAGCGGCCTGGCGATCGACATCATGATTCCCAACGCCGAAACCCCCGAGGGCATCGCGCTCGGGGACGAGATCATGGCGTTCGCGATGGCCAATGCGGGGCGGTTCGGGCTCCAGGATGTGATCTGGCGCGGCACCTACTACACGCCGTCCGGGCCGGCCGGATCGGGCTACGGGCACTACGACCACGTGCACATCACCACGACGCCACGCCGCTAG
- a CDS encoding MerR family transcriptional regulator — MREESADRSARGVYGISVAAELTGIDPQTLRLYERRGLLTPARTDGGTRRYSDDDVVRLERISLLVGAGVNLAGVAQILDLEHRNSLLESDNGHLRSENTRLREQTRTTRDRQG; from the coding sequence ATGCGCGAGGAGTCGGCGGACCGATCGGCGCGCGGCGTGTACGGCATCTCCGTGGCCGCGGAGTTGACCGGAATCGACCCGCAGACGCTGCGGCTCTACGAGCGCCGCGGACTACTCACGCCCGCACGGACCGACGGCGGGACGCGACGGTACAGCGACGACGACGTCGTCCGACTGGAGCGCATCAGCCTGCTCGTCGGTGCGGGCGTCAATCTCGCCGGCGTCGCCCAGATTCTGGATCTGGAGCACCGAAACTCGTTGTTGGAAAGCGACAATGGGCATCTCCGATCGGAGAACACCAGGCTGCGCGAACAGACCCGGACCACCCGTGACCGGCAGGGATGA
- a CDS encoding WS/DGAT/MGAT family O-acyltransferase, translating to MKRLSGWDLLLLSSETPNVHQHTLKVAIVDTTGFEGEATFDAFCDVFRTSLDVLEPLHYQLVKTPWRLHRPIWREDAELDLDYHLQPVQVPAPGGRYELDAVIGTIAGTPLDRSRPLWQFFYAEGLADQRVAVIGKVHHVLADGVASANLMARAMKGFDTESEPSRTSPTSGPPPSVEVVRFAVRDHFARLRALPAAVRAGLIGAYRLQSRVRQRDRHPELAAKFKPPPTFFNQKLSAARVFASAGVPLGEVVTLSKRLDVTINDLVLTTTAGALRRVLLDHGEPTDRPLIASVPTATDTSPDRISGNALATLLVSLPVQAEDAMEQLRLIRTSTFIAKEDHQLLGPTLVGQWLEFVPPAVTRATFRWMSGREAPNQLFNLIVSNVPGPRERVSTAGAVVTEFYSVGPLAAGAGLNMTVWSYADQLSVAALADKNIFRDAHELTEAFVSAFTELLEAAGSTNGSLA from the coding sequence GTGAAGCGACTCAGCGGGTGGGACTTGTTGTTGTTGAGCAGCGAGACGCCGAACGTGCATCAGCACACCCTGAAGGTGGCCATCGTCGACACCACGGGCTTCGAAGGCGAGGCGACGTTTGACGCGTTCTGCGATGTCTTCCGCACCAGCCTCGACGTTCTGGAGCCGTTGCACTATCAGTTGGTGAAGACCCCCTGGCGTCTGCATCGCCCGATCTGGCGAGAGGACGCCGAACTCGACCTCGACTATCACCTGCAGCCCGTGCAGGTCCCAGCGCCCGGCGGCCGATACGAGCTCGACGCCGTGATCGGCACCATCGCCGGGACACCCCTCGACCGCAGCCGCCCGCTGTGGCAGTTCTTCTACGCCGAAGGCTTGGCAGATCAGCGGGTCGCGGTCATCGGCAAGGTGCATCACGTCCTCGCCGATGGCGTCGCCTCCGCCAATCTCATGGCGCGGGCAATGAAGGGATTCGACACCGAATCGGAGCCGAGCCGCACCAGCCCGACCTCGGGTCCGCCGCCGTCTGTCGAAGTCGTGCGATTCGCGGTGCGGGATCACTTCGCGCGGCTGCGGGCGTTGCCTGCGGCGGTGCGGGCAGGACTGATCGGCGCCTACCGGCTGCAGTCACGTGTCAGGCAGCGTGACCGCCATCCGGAACTGGCCGCCAAGTTCAAGCCGCCGCCCACCTTCTTCAATCAAAAGCTCTCGGCCGCAAGGGTTTTTGCGAGCGCCGGCGTCCCGCTGGGCGAAGTGGTGACCCTCAGCAAGAGGCTGGACGTGACGATCAACGACCTGGTGTTGACGACGACGGCTGGCGCATTGAGGCGCGTGTTACTCGACCACGGTGAACCCACCGACCGGCCGCTCATCGCGTCGGTTCCCACCGCCACGGACACGTCGCCGGACAGGATCAGTGGCAACGCGTTGGCCACGTTGTTGGTCTCGCTTCCAGTTCAGGCCGAGGACGCGATGGAGCAGCTGCGGCTTATCCGTACTTCCACATTCATCGCCAAGGAGGATCACCAGCTGCTCGGCCCCACTCTGGTGGGTCAGTGGCTGGAGTTCGTGCCGCCGGCCGTCACACGGGCGACGTTTCGCTGGATGTCAGGGCGCGAGGCTCCCAATCAGCTGTTCAATCTGATCGTGTCCAACGTCCCCGGGCCTCGCGAACGGGTCAGCACCGCCGGCGCGGTGGTGACCGAGTTCTATTCGGTGGGACCGCTCGCTGCCGGCGCTGGGCTGAACATGACGGTATGGAGCTATGCCGACCAGCTGAGCGTCGCAGCGTTGGCCGACAAGAACATCTTTCGTGACGCGCACGAACTCACCGAGGCGTTCGTCAGCGCGTTCACCGAACTGCTGGAAGCAGCTGGCTCAACCAACGGTTCGCTCGCCTAG
- a CDS encoding zinc-ribbon domain-containing protein produces the protein MLFFIFGYGTKQKHLGAGQVRACPRCHNTTQWARMREFKQLTLFFVPVARWKRRQFEVCGVCGTAVAV, from the coding sequence GTGTTGTTCTTCATCTTCGGTTACGGCACCAAGCAGAAGCACCTTGGCGCCGGACAGGTTCGCGCCTGTCCGCGCTGCCACAACACAACGCAGTGGGCGCGGATGCGAGAGTTCAAACAATTGACGTTGTTCTTCGTCCCGGTTGCGCGCTGGAAACGCCGGCAGTTCGAGGTCTGCGGCGTCTGTGGCACCGCGGTCGCTGTTTGA
- a CDS encoding NAD(P)H-binding protein codes for MTGPTGNVGHELVDVLDAHYDRAWRVGSRHREDLAAYRTPERVYLDFFDQTTWAGALADVDALFLLFPLPGNRAARRAIIPFIHAAERAGCRHVVYVSVFGADRAKFIPHYKVEDALRSSSMAYTVLRCSFFMQNLHRAISTHGTDIVDTGELFIPAGRGATTFIDARDAAEVAAEVLADTTVHRNVVYHLTGPAPLTMKQVATELTVALGRPIRYTDPSLIAFARRLRHRGVGWDTIGFMAAVYTLTRFGRNQPITGDVERLLGRPPRSLSNFLADSAWRWHERAWT; via the coding sequence GTGACCGGGCCGACGGGCAACGTCGGCCACGAACTGGTCGACGTGCTCGACGCGCACTACGACCGAGCGTGGCGGGTCGGCAGCCGACATCGCGAGGACCTGGCCGCATACCGCACTCCGGAACGCGTCTACCTGGATTTCTTTGATCAGACGACATGGGCCGGGGCGCTCGCCGACGTCGACGCGTTGTTCCTGTTGTTCCCCCTGCCCGGCAATCGCGCCGCTCGGCGGGCGATCATCCCCTTCATTCATGCCGCCGAGCGGGCCGGGTGCCGCCACGTCGTCTATGTTTCGGTATTCGGCGCCGACCGGGCCAAATTCATCCCGCACTACAAGGTGGAGGACGCGCTCCGGAGTTCGTCGATGGCGTACACCGTATTGCGGTGCAGCTTCTTCATGCAGAACCTGCACCGAGCCATCTCCACCCACGGCACCGACATCGTGGACACGGGGGAGCTGTTCATTCCGGCCGGCCGGGGTGCGACGACGTTCATCGACGCCCGTGACGCCGCCGAGGTGGCCGCCGAGGTTCTCGCCGACACGACCGTCCACCGCAACGTGGTGTATCACCTGACCGGCCCTGCCCCGCTGACCATGAAACAGGTCGCCACCGAGCTGACGGTCGCGCTGGGCCGCCCGATCCGCTACACCGATCCGAGCCTCATTGCTTTCGCGCGGCGGTTGCGCCACCGTGGAGTCGGCTGGGACACGATCGGATTCATGGCCGCCGTGTACACGTTGACCAGGTTCGGCCGCAATCAACCGATTACCGGTGACGTCGAACGACTGCTGGGTCGTCCGCCGCGCTCGCTGAGCAACTTCCTTGCGGACTCGGCGTGGCGCTGGCATGAACGCGCCTGGACATAG
- a CDS encoding lycopene cyclase family protein has protein sequence MDVLVVGAGPAGMALAGACRRVGLTTGLLDPAPQRPWLATYGMWSRELPADLPASVVAARAAGRAIAVTEHDLGWEYAVLDVPALHSHLSDRLTGVDVRVGRAVGSPERGVVALADGSRIRASVVVDAAGRWRPLAATEKRGIPAEQTAYGLVLDEGAVASLVDAGAALFMDWRADHGESGWPTFLYAIPLGGGRVLVEETSLARRPGLPLSTLRRRLHARLERRGVSIPKDVRDEKVSFPVDDLRHDGKGVLGFGAAAPLIHPATGYSLAASFRLAPQVADAIAANLPDPGRALAAAHRTVWSPSAKAIHRFRRIGLEALLSMPPDEVPGFFETFFALPERHRWTYLTARDDVGGTASAMNCLYWASNWGLRRHLVASAVRRPLRSNDVTA, from the coding sequence ATGGACGTCTTGGTGGTCGGCGCCGGACCGGCCGGAATGGCTTTGGCGGGCGCGTGCCGCCGCGTCGGGTTGACCACGGGGTTGCTCGACCCGGCCCCGCAGCGGCCGTGGCTGGCGACCTACGGGATGTGGAGCCGAGAACTCCCGGCCGATCTGCCCGCGTCCGTCGTCGCGGCGCGGGCCGCCGGTCGCGCGATCGCGGTGACCGAACACGATCTGGGCTGGGAGTACGCCGTCTTGGACGTGCCCGCGCTGCACTCCCACCTCAGCGATCGGCTGACCGGGGTGGATGTTCGGGTCGGGCGAGCGGTGGGGTCGCCGGAGCGCGGGGTGGTCGCGCTGGCCGACGGCTCACGCATCCGGGCCTCGGTCGTCGTCGATGCAGCCGGGCGGTGGCGGCCACTGGCCGCTACCGAGAAGCGCGGCATCCCGGCCGAGCAGACGGCGTACGGGCTCGTCCTCGACGAGGGCGCGGTGGCGTCACTGGTCGACGCTGGGGCGGCGCTGTTCATGGATTGGCGCGCCGACCACGGAGAAAGCGGTTGGCCGACGTTTCTCTACGCGATTCCACTGGGCGGGGGCAGGGTGCTCGTGGAAGAGACCTCGCTGGCACGGCGACCCGGGCTGCCGCTGTCGACGCTGCGGCGGCGGCTGCACGCCCGGCTTGAACGCCGAGGTGTCTCCATCCCGAAAGACGTTCGCGACGAGAAGGTTTCGTTCCCAGTGGACGATCTACGCCACGACGGGAAAGGGGTGCTGGGTTTCGGCGCGGCCGCACCGCTCATCCACCCTGCAACCGGATACAGCCTGGCCGCGTCGTTTCGCCTCGCGCCGCAGGTGGCTGACGCGATAGCCGCAAACCTTCCCGACCCGGGCCGGGCGCTGGCGGCCGCCCACCGAACCGTGTGGTCGCCGTCGGCAAAGGCAATTCACCGTTTCCGGCGGATCGGGTTGGAGGCGCTTCTGAGCATGCCGCCCGACGAGGTCCCCGGTTTCTTCGAAACATTCTTCGCCCTCCCCGAACGGCACCGGTGGACGTATCTCACTGCGCGCGACGACGTGGGCGGAACGGCGTCGGCGATGAATTGCCTTTACTGGGCGTCCAACTGGGGGTTGCGCCGCCACCTCGTCGCGTCGGCCGTGCGCCGCCCTCTACGGAGCAACGACGTCACGGCGTGA
- a CDS encoding alpha/beta fold hydrolase, whose product MAALAPVGRIPEGRVIDLPNRGSTYVYDSGPSDGPAHLLLHSLACTGLMTWYPALDVVREFGRVVVFDQRCHGQGISAPRVLLEDCADDVAAVADALGIRSFVPVGYSMGSLVAQLVWKRHRERVDGLVLCAAAAAVSRARYERLATGLFASLIEALGPTPRRCGPSAAVTGGLLPDHQWVLSQFRATSPGGITRAIAEVVRFDSTTWVGDIDVPTSVLVTAKDRAFGVQRQKWLATHIPDAEMVTVEAGHAGCTLQPAVFVPGLRRAIESVHRRLPSPRVAERTAR is encoded by the coding sequence GTGGCCGCGCTGGCACCGGTCGGTCGGATTCCGGAAGGGCGGGTCATTGATCTGCCCAATCGGGGCAGCACGTATGTCTATGACTCGGGGCCATCGGACGGGCCGGCGCACCTGCTGCTGCATTCGCTGGCCTGCACGGGGCTCATGACGTGGTACCCCGCCTTGGACGTGGTGCGAGAGTTCGGCCGCGTCGTGGTGTTCGACCAGCGCTGCCACGGGCAAGGTATCTCGGCGCCCCGCGTCCTGCTCGAGGACTGTGCTGACGACGTCGCGGCAGTCGCCGATGCCCTGGGCATCCGCAGTTTCGTGCCGGTCGGCTACTCGATGGGGTCGCTCGTCGCGCAACTGGTGTGGAAACGACATCGCGAACGGGTCGACGGACTGGTGCTGTGCGCCGCTGCGGCAGCCGTTAGCCGCGCTCGCTACGAACGGTTGGCCACCGGCTTGTTCGCCTCGCTGATCGAGGCACTCGGCCCGACGCCCCGCCGCTGCGGGCCCTCGGCAGCGGTGACGGGTGGACTGCTCCCCGATCATCAGTGGGTGTTGAGTCAGTTCCGCGCCACCTCGCCGGGGGGCATCACCCGCGCGATCGCCGAGGTGGTCCGGTTCGATTCGACGACATGGGTCGGCGATATCGATGTCCCCACATCGGTTCTGGTGACTGCCAAAGATCGAGCATTCGGCGTCCAGCGGCAGAAGTGGCTGGCAACTCACATACCTGACGCCGAGATGGTGACGGTCGAGGCCGGCCACGCGGGGTGCACCTTGCAGCCGGCTGTTTTCGTCCCCGGACTTCGGCGGGCGATCGAATCGGTCCACCGCCGACTTCCATCGCCGCGCGTCGCCGAGCGCACCGCCAGGTAG